Proteins encoded in a region of the Anabaena sp. PCC 7108 genome:
- a CDS encoding type II toxin-antitoxin system VapC family toxin — protein sequence MKSYLLDTNIILRFTNSQSLEYNLISNAISQILLQGSQCFITSQVIIEFWVVATRPVNVNGLGWTVEQTTQAVQMLINQFDFLEETPDVFSIWLNLVTTYNISGKRTHDIHILAVMLAHNISHILTLNPKDFIAVPEITIIHPQNING from the coding sequence ATGAAAAGCTACTTACTTGATACCAATATTATTCTTAGATTTACAAATTCCCAATCTCTGGAATATAACCTGATAAGCAATGCTATTTCTCAAATTTTGTTACAAGGTAGTCAATGTTTTATTACCTCTCAAGTAATCATTGAATTTTGGGTTGTTGCTACTCGTCCTGTTAATGTCAATGGATTAGGATGGACTGTAGAACAAACAACTCAAGCAGTACAGATGTTAATAAATCAATTTGATTTTCTAGAAGAAACACCAGATGTATTTTCTATTTGGTTGAACTTAGTAACAACATATAATATTTCTGGTAAACGCACTCACGATATACACATATTAGCCGTGATGCTTGCTCATAATATCAGTCATATTTTAACTTTAAACCCCAAAGATTTTATAGCTGTTCCCGAAATTACGATTATTCATCCTCAAAATATTAATGGCTAA
- a CDS encoding dynamin family protein produces the protein MNIDLLGYRQKAGMKQVDIANALNISTEEVDAYEKAPDTLPMGLLVKWLQILGVDLTTAMSPPIQPLKGIDPGSPYTELYRRLNLLDQYIDSTPPIDKLDIPTPPNTPNNLRKQLKRYRKKPNLVLTGGFDAGKSHLANTMLGTKNLPVGYQPATRVITFVRHVQDRPQWCEDDVLIVNDNFWIKDEKGKLILDFLLLDDEERFEKYCIQSGSFDVLQKYGVHGENEDIAAHAAVVYINSPLLKACNLIDLPGFSDQPDEVSKDVEKANSAAQIADIVIYASPATRHIEAQDMSRLSNLLSLLPAPENECNNFPTLGNLFIVATHAHPSISNEQLQTIPVDAARRLYKQLNEGVLKNRRELINRDISQQDLQSRFFTFWSERPDRCQGLFNDFTKLVGEFLPQTVMSRVEREINAIKEANIDKCAKGIEAYQNAFDDIDSRRKQLEALKENEENHKKETQEKRDNVLKLITNLKKDTHTSFKEYANQLLTVDAVEQIIRTQYDDKKEAKESIPGYLIEKIQHELGTIINSNSEKFKNEVDIFIVEYETHQKEYQNSNSYDFNFDFRESFIAGAFAGLGSFGALAFWAASLGNLGGYILVAQFVSFLSALGIGFGFSGGTAGIITFVAAIGGPIVLGIALSLSIGLAVAKLVSSITESWQKRLAKQTVKYFQEQDIINKFADGINEFWEDTTKSFNQGADAVEKDWQKYLDHLREITSPEIDSKERIEKIIKILEELQNFFKQIPWLSFNLKDCM, from the coding sequence ATGAATATCGACTTACTAGGATATCGTCAAAAAGCTGGTATGAAGCAAGTAGATATTGCTAATGCCTTAAATATTTCTACGGAAGAAGTTGATGCTTATGAAAAAGCACCTGATACTTTACCTATGGGGCTTTTAGTAAAATGGCTTCAAATATTAGGAGTTGACCTTACTACAGCTATGTCACCACCGATACAACCACTAAAAGGTATTGATCCTGGTTCTCCATATACTGAGCTTTATCGTAGACTAAATTTACTTGATCAGTATATTGATTCTACTCCTCCTATAGATAAGCTGGATATACCAACACCTCCAAATACTCCTAACAACCTAAGAAAACAACTGAAACGCTACCGAAAAAAACCGAATTTAGTATTAACTGGAGGTTTTGATGCAGGTAAATCACACCTAGCAAACACTATGTTAGGTACTAAAAATTTGCCTGTTGGTTATCAACCAGCAACAAGAGTTATTACATTTGTGCGTCATGTTCAAGATCGTCCTCAATGGTGTGAAGATGATGTATTAATTGTCAATGATAATTTTTGGATCAAAGATGAAAAAGGTAAACTAATTCTCGATTTCTTGCTTTTAGATGATGAAGAACGTTTTGAAAAATATTGTATTCAATCAGGAAGTTTTGACGTTTTACAAAAGTATGGTGTACATGGAGAAAATGAGGATATAGCTGCTCATGCTGCGGTAGTTTACATTAATTCACCTCTTCTAAAAGCTTGTAATTTAATAGACCTTCCTGGTTTTTCAGATCAACCTGATGAAGTTTCCAAAGATGTAGAAAAGGCTAATAGTGCGGCACAAATAGCAGATATAGTGATATATGCTTCACCAGCAACAAGACATATTGAAGCTCAGGATATGTCACGTCTTAGTAATTTATTAAGTTTACTTCCTGCTCCAGAAAATGAATGTAATAATTTTCCTACATTGGGAAATTTATTTATTGTTGCTACTCATGCTCATCCTAGTATTTCTAATGAGCAACTTCAAACAATTCCAGTTGATGCTGCTAGAAGACTCTATAAACAACTGAATGAGGGAGTATTAAAGAATCGTAGAGAATTAATAAATCGTGATATTTCTCAGCAAGATTTACAAAGCAGATTCTTTACTTTTTGGTCAGAAAGACCTGATAGATGTCAAGGTTTGTTTAATGACTTTACTAAATTAGTAGGGGAATTTTTACCTCAAACAGTAATGTCTCGTGTTGAAAGAGAAATCAATGCAATCAAGGAAGCTAATATAGATAAATGTGCCAAAGGAATAGAGGCTTATCAAAACGCCTTTGATGATATTGATTCACGACGTAAACAGCTAGAAGCATTGAAAGAAAATGAAGAAAATCATAAAAAGGAAACTCAAGAAAAACGTGATAATGTACTTAAACTTATCACTAACTTAAAAAAAGATACTCACACTTCCTTCAAAGAGTATGCTAACCAACTACTGACTGTTGATGCTGTAGAACAAATTATTCGTACTCAATATGATGACAAAAAAGAGGCTAAAGAAAGTATTCCTGGTTATTTAATTGAAAAAATTCAACATGAGTTAGGAACTATTATCAATAGTAATTCTGAGAAATTCAAAAATGAAGTAGATATCTTTATTGTAGAATATGAAACTCATCAAAAAGAATATCAAAATTCTAATTCTTATGATTTTAATTTTGACTTTCGTGAATCTTTTATTGCAGGCGCATTTGCAGGTTTAGGTAGTTTTGGAGCTTTGGCATTTTGGGCAGCTAGTCTAGGAAATCTTGGTGGTTATATTTTAGTAGCCCAATTTGTTAGTTTTTTATCAGCATTAGGTATTGGTTTTGGATTTAGTGGTGGTACTGCTGGAATAATTACTTTTGTAGCAGCTATTGGTGGACCAATTGTACTTGGAATAGCTCTATCTTTAAGTATAGGTTTGGCAGTGGCTAAGTTAGTTAGTTCTATCACAGAATCTTGGCAAAAACGTTTAGCAAAGCAGACAGTTAAATATTTCCAAGAACAAGATATAATTAATAAATTTGCAGATGGAATTAATGAATTTTGGGAAGATACAACTAAAAGTTTTAATCAAGGTGCTGATGCTGTTGAAAAAGACTGGCAAAAATATCTTGATCACCTTCGGGAAATAACTTCTCCTGAAATAGATTCTAAAGAACGCATCGAGAAAATTATTAAGATATTGGAGGAACTTCAGAATTTTTTTAAACAAATTCCTTGGTTAAGTTTTAACTTGAAGGATTGTATGTAA
- the dnaX gene encoding DNA polymerase III subunit gamma/tau: protein MSTVALHQKYRPQTLAELVGQPYIKTALTNAIKHLQIAPAYLLTGSRGTGKTSTARIFAKSLNCLNSKKPTDKPCGICQSCRSIESSNSLDVSEIDAASNNGVDDARALIERCTLAPIAGRYRIFILDECHCLTGNAFNALLKCIEEPPPHVVFILCTTEQHKVLPTIISRCQVFNFRTLSIQTIVQHLRIIANAESISINEEALIAIARLSDGGLRDALQLLGQASLLDVDITAHHVMEIVGGVTEAELMAILQAISTNNTFNLLQVARVLVDSGKTPKLIISNLLQTYRDLLIIKSAPKEQALLTGCVSHTQLKAFTKHWNFETLNLSLAELQKAENYLRYTVNAAVWLEVCLLNLLPGLLPGGATKTVNVKPGHDGKLLPTYGTYTINKVTDKPVDDPGADSLLPAVATNTANASNTANLAQIWQQVMDKAKPNHQKLLAHANLVKLQGSKAILEVTPAYLQKFENSKEVIAKMLQRATQSPKPLTVLIKTANLSNNGRVRG, encoded by the coding sequence ATGTCTACAGTCGCTCTACATCAAAAATATCGCCCCCAAACTTTAGCCGAATTGGTTGGACAACCCTACATTAAAACTGCTCTCACTAATGCCATCAAACACCTGCAAATTGCCCCAGCTTATTTATTAACAGGTTCTAGAGGTACAGGTAAAACTTCCACTGCACGCATATTTGCTAAATCTCTTAATTGCCTTAATAGCAAAAAACCAACTGATAAACCTTGTGGAATTTGTCAATCTTGCCGTTCAATTGAAAGTAGCAATAGTTTAGACGTGAGTGAAATTGATGCTGCTTCTAACAATGGTGTAGATGATGCCCGTGCTTTAATTGAACGCTGTACTTTAGCACCAATAGCAGGACGTTATCGAATTTTTATTTTAGATGAATGTCACTGTTTAACTGGCAATGCCTTCAATGCTTTACTCAAATGTATTGAAGAACCACCACCTCATGTTGTCTTCATTCTCTGCACCACAGAACAGCACAAGGTTTTACCTACTATTATCAGTCGTTGTCAGGTGTTTAATTTTCGCACTTTATCAATTCAAACTATTGTGCAGCATCTCCGTATTATAGCAAATGCGGAATCTATTTCTATTAATGAAGAGGCACTGATTGCGATCGCTCGACTGAGTGATGGTGGTTTACGAGATGCGCTACAATTACTCGGTCAAGCCAGTCTTTTAGATGTAGATATCACTGCCCATCATGTTATGGAAATCGTTGGTGGTGTCACAGAAGCAGAGCTAATGGCTATTTTACAGGCAATATCAACCAACAACACTTTTAATTTGCTGCAAGTTGCTAGAGTTTTGGTAGACTCTGGGAAAACGCCCAAGTTGATTATCTCAAATTTACTGCAAACATACCGAGATTTACTGATTATCAAGTCTGCACCCAAGGAACAAGCTTTACTAACTGGTTGTGTCAGCCATACCCAACTCAAAGCTTTCACCAAACACTGGAATTTCGAGACTCTGAATTTGTCTTTAGCAGAGTTACAAAAAGCTGAAAATTATCTGCGGTATACGGTAAATGCAGCAGTGTGGCTGGAGGTTTGTTTACTCAATTTGCTGCCCGGTTTATTGCCTGGGGGTGCAACGAAGACGGTAAATGTGAAACCTGGGCATGATGGCAAATTGTTACCAACTTATGGCACGTACACCATCAACAAGGTAACTGATAAACCTGTGGATGATCCAGGTGCGGATAGCTTGTTACCAGCAGTTGCAACCAATACCGCTAATGCTTCTAATACTGCTAATTTAGCGCAAATTTGGCAGCAGGTAATGGATAAGGCTAAACCGAACCATCAAAAGCTGTTGGCTCATGCAAATCTGGTGAAATTGCAAGGGTCTAAGGCAATTTTAGAGGTAACACCAGCTTACCTGCAAAAGTTTGAGAATAGCAAAGAGGTTATTGCTAAAATGCTGCAACGAGCTACTCAAAGTCCAAAACCCCTGACTGTGTTGATTAAAACTGCCAATCTCAGTAATAATGGGAGGGTCAGAGGATGA
- the dnaN gene encoding DNA polymerase III subunit beta, translated as MTQTAPRQKIKTVKQTKQTSVANPEIDNEVSTDITKIPGLKKKKSTSANSDTPTETIEKKRNKQKKSKSKLNPPIPRELGMEVICEQAKFYDALFLVNCATPAKPSHPILANVLIIADVETQQIHLTVTDLALTIQASFAAQVLLKGEITVPVQILLEIVKHCPNGTISLNSQTQITQFTDDDKQQTQITQSTDDDKQTKICSLCLSDADGKYEIRGISAEEFPPTNIIDATPMSLATTIFKDGLKGVLYAVSTDENKYILTGVHLQLTQEKLKFIGTDGHRVAITELSTQGIGRKPRQQVSSQQVQSQQVPSEEIMQFTLPGRVVREIARNLNDDVKSINLLYDTQSNRLGFAWQDVVLSCQVVEGIYPDCEQLLTKFSFEKEVILEKAPLVKALERLSVLTDKKEKGIYLQFDGSLQQLRLSIEREFGKGDQVIVANLPTEMMLNIQFNLKYLIEAAKAIPSSSIKMHLQQSDYPAMLVPDGDKLNPEVEMSMRHFLLPLYIPKTS; from the coding sequence ATGACTCAAACAGCACCAAGACAAAAGATAAAGACTGTAAAGCAGACAAAACAAACAAGTGTTGCTAATCCTGAAATAGACAATGAAGTATCAACAGATATCACAAAAATACCTGGACTTAAAAAGAAGAAATCTACATCTGCAAACTCTGATACTCCAACTGAAACCATCGAAAAGAAGCGGAATAAGCAAAAAAAGTCTAAATCAAAGTTAAACCCTCCAATACCCAGAGAATTAGGCATGGAGGTAATATGTGAACAAGCTAAATTTTACGATGCCCTCTTTTTAGTGAATTGTGCTACCCCAGCTAAACCTAGTCATCCTATTCTTGCCAATGTCCTCATAATTGCAGATGTGGAAACACAACAGATACATCTAACTGTCACAGATCTAGCATTAACAATTCAGGCAAGTTTTGCTGCCCAAGTGTTATTAAAGGGTGAAATTACTGTACCAGTGCAAATTTTATTGGAGATAGTCAAGCATTGCCCTAATGGTACTATTTCTCTGAATAGTCAAACTCAAATTACTCAATTTACTGATGACGATAAGCAACAAACTCAAATTACTCAATCTACTGATGATGATAAGCAAACAAAAATCTGCTCTCTATGCTTATCTGATGCTGATGGTAAGTATGAAATTAGAGGCATTAGTGCTGAAGAATTCCCACCTACTAACATAATTGATGCTACTCCTATGTCTTTAGCAACAACAATTTTCAAAGATGGTTTAAAAGGTGTACTTTATGCGGTCAGCACTGATGAAAATAAATATATATTGACTGGAGTTCATCTACAACTGACACAGGAGAAATTAAAGTTTATTGGTACTGATGGTCATCGAGTTGCTATTACTGAACTTTCCACTCAAGGAATTGGCAGAAAACCTCGTCAACAAGTTTCATCTCAACAAGTTCAATCTCAACAAGTGCCATCTGAGGAAATTATGCAATTTACTCTGCCTGGTCGTGTAGTGAGAGAAATAGCCCGTAACTTAAATGATGATGTGAAATCTATTAATCTGCTGTATGATACTCAAAGTAATCGCTTGGGTTTTGCTTGGCAAGATGTCGTTCTTAGCTGTCAAGTTGTGGAAGGAATTTATCCTGATTGTGAGCAGTTATTAACTAAATTCAGCTTTGAGAAAGAAGTAATTTTAGAAAAAGCACCGTTAGTTAAAGCACTGGAACGGTTATCTGTGTTAACAGATAAGAAAGAGAAGGGAATTTATTTGCAGTTTGATGGCAGTTTACAACAGTTACGGTTATCTATTGAACGAGAATTTGGCAAAGGTGATCAGGTGATTGTTGCTAATTTACCAACAGAAATGATGTTGAATATTCAGTTTAATCTCAAGTATTTAATTGAAGCTGCTAAAGCTATTCCTAGTTCAAGTATCAAAATGCACTTGCAGCAATCAGATTATCCGGCTATGTTAGTTCCTGATGGAGATAAACTAAATCCAGAAGTGGAAATGTCTATGCGTCATTTCTTACTACCGTTGTATATTCCAAAAACATCATAA
- the holA gene encoding DNA polymerase III subunit delta, whose protein sequence is MIVLLTGDDEYAIQEQLNQYKAEIDSQWLTLCYHRFPAVQLDKALSVARTRSLTGGKKLVIVENCHLKQWGDPELETLQQLMQLPDSTILVFVANNVDKRLKVYKHLVKYGKLLEFSLIPPWRHDLIEQAIVSLAAKLYTNTTDNAVTTKKIKLLLSEKAVTYLAQAIGNDMTRAASELRKLSIYAQGRKLELAEVQELVPCQTQNSLQLAAAMREGKSHQVLQLLDDLLSRSQPLMVIVSTILTQFRTWLWVKSAIVSGVKKDGELAQLCNISNPHRIYYLRQEVANTNINALAKAVTMILDLEMSIKRGADARDLLVVILGVCRLFQVV, encoded by the coding sequence ATGATTGTTTTGCTCACTGGTGATGACGAATACGCTATTCAAGAACAGCTAAACCAGTACAAAGCAGAGATTGATTCTCAATGGCTGACTCTATGCTATCACCGATTTCCGGCTGTTCAGCTTGACAAAGCTTTGAGTGTGGCTCGTACTCGTTCCCTGACTGGTGGTAAAAAACTGGTAATTGTGGAAAATTGCCACCTCAAGCAGTGGGGTGATCCTGAGTTGGAGACTTTGCAACAGTTGATGCAATTGCCTGATTCAACTATTTTGGTGTTTGTGGCTAATAATGTGGATAAGCGGTTGAAGGTTTACAAACATCTGGTCAAGTATGGCAAGTTGTTGGAGTTTTCGTTGATACCACCTTGGCGGCATGATTTGATTGAACAGGCGATAGTTTCGCTTGCTGCAAAACTCTACACGAATACTACAGATAATGCTGTGACAACTAAGAAAATTAAACTGCTGTTGTCAGAGAAGGCGGTGACATATTTAGCACAAGCTATTGGTAATGATATGACCCGTGCAGCTTCTGAGTTACGCAAACTGTCTATCTATGCTCAGGGTAGAAAGTTAGAGCTTGCAGAGGTACAAGAATTAGTGCCATGTCAAACTCAGAACAGCCTACAATTGGCTGCGGCTATGCGTGAAGGGAAAAGCCATCAAGTTTTGCAGTTGCTGGATGATTTACTGTCTCGTTCTCAACCTTTAATGGTGATTGTCAGCACTATTTTAACGCAGTTTAGAACTTGGTTATGGGTGAAATCGGCGATTGTTTCTGGGGTGAAGAAGGATGGTGAATTAGCTCAACTTTGTAATATCAGCAATCCTCATCGTATTTACTATTTGCGTCAGGAGGTAGCAAATACAAATATCAATGCTTTGGCTAAGGCGGTGACTATGATCTTGGATTTGGAGATGTCTATTAAGAGGGGTGCTGATGCTAGGGATTTATTGGTGGTGATTCTTGGTGTTTGTAGGTTGTTTCAGGTAGTTTAA
- a CDS encoding DUF1257 domain-containing protein, with translation MLHQVLQELGYQVEQNTNVRGYRDSTTNAEYVIRKANGYDLGFRKNGESHELVAAFGSAKIN, from the coding sequence GTGCTGCATCAAGTTTTGCAAGAATTAGGTTATCAAGTTGAACAGAATACCAATGTCCGTGGTTATAGGGATAGTACAACTAATGCTGAATATGTTATCCGTAAGGCTAACGGTTATGATTTAGGTTTTCGTAAAAATGGAGAAAGTCATGAATTAGTGGCAGCTTTTGGGAGTGCGAAAATTAATTAG
- a CDS encoding DEAD/DEAH box helicase yields MNTPNYSLLLQSLWTPPTTPLSENSHTNNHLPEPTEITEFLGEDLLYQQTIPATEPNLKTIPKDLPKQLIKALQSLGITQLYSHQIKALQAIRTGKSFILTSPTASGKTLSTYPGIIEGCINQEHRALAFYGLRALALDQFHKISQLLSTIPPKYRPVLAMITGDVKSDEREQILASEPHILGVTPELIHFQLKQVWKSPNWANFYQRLRYILIDEAHTLSGSYGANMAWLIRRIKLAVDHYGGDSQKLQFIFLSATCGNPKQLALKISGLKPTKLNPKPLIWIRKSGASAPPRQVIVTQPSYNLTADTARTIQFLLNQNKSGIAFCNSRRSVREVTELLKSNQVTAFYSGITAERRAEVVNQLQSGIIKWIIATEALEAGIDLPELECCVLRGWPGSKMAYQQRSGRAGRSQPGLTVLLPNAFNPIDCYVAEHPEMLVSGESEEVFFNDEYPIFAAKHLMCAAAETGIPTNKIKHYFGAAAFDVAKLLLAQGHLHKGRNGLWAKGYPHKDVNFRGGLSQTTIKLVDAISGEELEEISEDIAHREVHPQAIYKRQNAKGEMLTYQCISLDLNSKRAILKQTTDKAIFTVATTISQTSSLTVLTDPINLPLLFSPDNIEEKKQGEEEQKIKGKISHKTDIVFIGKSVKEEQRIEDKISHSAPLSEVEEYQEYLTLELSFGEVKHITSGYSLMTQIYEQTCLNKRCLNYKEPLPQQPRCPLCRKLTRKAVIVKTLSEAKFEQPFRTQFSAPMVKVTINSSAREYIQQFAKETRTSLTRSQEPIPSGYQQLWEYSSPFIAIHSFGHQIMRALQLVARVDPKQVNFTVVKELGENNNYTGYFYDTSDGGNGAAEAVFKHLPKLAEVAGAIARDCNCHTGCAKCLIQHGCPDGNTALLKQMGLVLLDAVARPET; encoded by the coding sequence ATGAACACGCCCAATTACAGCTTATTACTGCAAAGCCTGTGGACACCACCTACCACACCCCTTTCCGAAAATTCCCACACAAATAATCATCTCCCAGAACCAACAGAAATCACCGAATTTCTAGGAGAAGACTTACTCTATCAACAAACAATTCCCGCTACCGAACCCAACCTCAAAACCATCCCCAAAGACCTACCAAAACAATTAATTAAAGCCCTACAATCATTAGGAATCACCCAACTTTACTCCCATCAAATCAAAGCCTTACAAGCAATTAGAACAGGTAAAAGTTTCATCCTCACTTCCCCTACAGCCAGTGGTAAAACCCTCAGCACATACCCCGGCATTATCGAAGGTTGCATCAATCAAGAACACCGAGCTTTAGCATTTTATGGACTACGAGCATTAGCACTAGACCAATTCCATAAAATCTCACAATTACTTTCTACCATACCCCCAAAATATCGCCCAGTCTTAGCAATGATCACTGGAGATGTCAAATCAGATGAGCGAGAACAAATACTTGCCAGTGAACCCCATATATTAGGTGTAACTCCCGAATTAATTCATTTCCAACTCAAACAAGTTTGGAAATCACCAAATTGGGCAAACTTTTATCAACGATTACGCTACATCTTAATTGATGAAGCACACACCCTTTCCGGTAGCTATGGTGCAAATATGGCTTGGTTAATTCGCCGTATTAAACTAGCAGTAGATCATTACGGTGGTGACTCCCAAAAACTGCAATTTATCTTCCTCAGTGCTACTTGTGGAAATCCTAAACAATTAGCTTTAAAAATCTCCGGTTTAAAACCTACAAAACTCAATCCTAAACCCTTAATTTGGATTCGCAAAAGTGGAGCATCTGCACCACCCAGACAAGTAATTGTCACTCAACCAAGTTATAATTTAACTGCTGACACAGCCCGGACAATTCAATTTTTACTCAATCAAAATAAATCAGGAATCGCTTTTTGTAACTCCCGGCGAAGCGTGCGAGAAGTCACAGAACTGTTAAAATCAAATCAAGTCACCGCATTTTACAGTGGCATTACTGCCGAGCGTCGAGCAGAAGTAGTTAATCAACTTCAATCTGGTATAATCAAGTGGATAATTGCCACAGAAGCCTTAGAAGCAGGAATAGATTTACCAGAATTAGAATGTTGTGTATTGCGTGGCTGGCCTGGTTCTAAAATGGCATATCAGCAACGCAGTGGTCGAGCCGGACGTTCTCAACCAGGACTGACAGTGCTGCTTCCCAATGCTTTCAACCCCATTGACTGTTATGTAGCAGAACATCCAGAAATGCTGGTATCTGGAGAATCTGAAGAAGTGTTTTTTAATGATGAATATCCCATCTTTGCAGCCAAACATTTGATGTGTGCAGCCGCAGAAACAGGCATTCCCACTAACAAAATTAAACACTATTTTGGTGCAGCCGCTTTTGATGTTGCTAAACTGTTATTAGCCCAAGGACATTTACACAAAGGTCGTAATGGTTTATGGGCTAAAGGTTATCCCCATAAAGATGTTAATTTTCGGGGTGGTTTATCGCAAACAACTATCAAATTAGTAGATGCAATTTCTGGGGAAGAATTAGAGGAAATATCTGAAGATATCGCTCATCGAGAAGTGCATCCCCAAGCTATTTATAAACGCCAAAATGCGAAGGGAGAAATGCTAACTTATCAATGTATTTCCTTAGACCTTAACAGTAAACGAGCGATTTTAAAACAAACAACAGATAAGGCAATTTTTACGGTTGCAACTACAATATCACAAACCAGTAGTTTAACTGTGTTAACTGACCCAATAAATTTACCATTACTGTTTTCTCCAGATAATATAGAAGAAAAGAAACAGGGGGAAGAGGAACAGAAAATAAAGGGGAAAATTTCGCACAAGACTGACATCGTATTCATAGGAAAATCTGTGAAGGAGGAACAGAGAATAGAGGATAAAATTTCGCACTCTGCACCTCTGTCTGAAGTTGAAGAATATCAGGAATACTTAACCCTAGAACTGAGTTTTGGTGAAGTTAAACACATTACCAGCGGTTACAGTTTAATGACGCAAATTTACGAGCAGACTTGTTTGAATAAACGCTGTCTCAACTATAAAGAACCCTTACCTCAACAACCGCGTTGTCCCCTGTGTCGTAAACTCACCCGCAAAGCTGTCATTGTCAAAACCCTATCAGAAGCCAAGTTTGAGCAGCCTTTTCGCACCCAATTTTCCGCCCCTATGGTAAAAGTAACAATTAACTCAAGTGCGCGAGAATACATCCAACAGTTTGCTAAGGAAACTAGAACCAGTTTAACCCGCAGTCAAGAACCGATACCTTCTGGTTATCAACAGTTGTGGGAATATTCCAGTCCCTTCATTGCTATCCACAGCTTTGGACATCAAATTATGAGAGCATTACAGCTTGTAGCGAGAGTTGACCCCAAACAGGTGAATTTTACAGTGGTAAAGGAGTTAGGGGAAAATAACAATTACACAGGTTATTTCTATGATACCAGTGATGGCGGCAATGGTGCGGCTGAAGCTGTGTTTAAACATCTGCCAAAACTTGCGGAGGTTGCGGGGGCGATCGCACGAGATTGTAATTGTCATACTGGTTGTGCTAAATGTTTAATTCAACACGGCTGTCCTGATGGGAATACTGCTTTATTGAAGCAGATGGGGTTAGTGTTGTTGGATGCAGTTGCTAGACCTGAAACATAG
- a CDS encoding helix-turn-helix transcriptional regulator — MKVNNSVSAISYPVSPLSQSFDATIKRYRISAKRLSGETKVSENHISEFRRGKCDVSTTTLSKLLDGMEVLAPGSKQFFYQLVLDQENQSSTSFKRSLVEVIQTADEDELLDAMSEITNRFRSLRSFTDVPSAQSLMNVNNCA; from the coding sequence ATGAAAGTTAACAATTCTGTCTCGGCTATTTCTTACCCAGTGTCCCCCCTGTCCCAGTCCTTCGATGCGACGATAAAGCGGTATAGGATCAGTGCCAAACGGTTGTCTGGCGAAACCAAGGTCTCAGAAAATCACATTTCCGAGTTTCGGCGGGGAAAATGCGACGTTAGCACTACCACCCTGTCAAAGTTGCTGGATGGTATGGAAGTTTTAGCTCCTGGTTCCAAACAATTCTTTTATCAACTGGTGTTAGATCAAGAAAATCAGTCATCTACATCCTTCAAGCGATCGCTCGTTGAAGTAATTCAAACTGCGGATGAGGATGAACTATTAGATGCAATGTCTGAAATTACCAATCGTTTTCGTTCTCTCCGTAGCTTCACAGATGTTCCTTCTGCCCAATCTTTGATGAATGTAAATAATTGCGCTTGA